One region of Pyramidobacter sp. YE332 genomic DNA includes:
- the rpoC gene encoding DNA-directed RNA polymerase subunit beta' produces the protein MNKEIVGIRLRLATPDQIRELSHGEVKKPETINYRTLRPERDGLFCERIFGPTKSYECACGKYKKSGPKFKGVVCDRCGVEVTDNRVRRERMGHIELAAPVVHIWYLRGIPSRLSLLLGTPTKMLERVVYFAPLRKREAAYKVVIEGKRPDLAAKDDVISESEMRVHAHYDPKFKAEEAYRILSTDDVPLSVGDVISANQLARYQSEWGEESFSAEPAYTIVSLNGVTADEVPVLTAEGPAAESAGEMKWKPGDSIPESDLTALRGGSEVEAERRKTGTQDSYIVTSVTRLPYGKGQILSQSEHTLFQEKYPHRFTSQLESVVVEDPCYLVIDEGESPFSDSDIIIEREQHLCSAYDPKFKAGIGAEGVREKLCAMDLNHLVQELREELSETTGQKRRKIVKRLQVVEDFRKGDCAPQSMVLEVLPVIPPDLRPMVQLDGGRFATSDLNDLYRRVINRNNRLSKLKELKAPEIIIRNEKRMLQESVDALIDNGRMGKAVLGAGNRPLKSLTDLLRGKKGRFRQNLLGKRVDYSGRSVIAIGPFLRLYQCGLPKQMALELFKPFVIQKMVEKGIATNVKNGKRMIERGNEEIWGILEEIIKDHPVMLNRAPTLHRLGIQAFEPILMEGKAIRLHPMACTAFNADFDGDQMAVHVPLSIEAQTEARMLMLAANNLLSPASGKPIVSPTQDILLGVYYITNMVSGLKGENTYYDSLDDVMTALDHGAVHVNTRIYLRWDPEWKPLTKKGMEDGDFLDPKTRKWLITSPGRALFNLHLNPRLRFVNFQMGKKDLSAMLDKAYDYLSHIEMVDTLDSIKNLGYHWACLSGLSFQMQAIVIPPEKQQLVNESLDVDGRIRDQYEMGILTEDEYLRQKEDLWSGAAGKIGDSIMDHMAVTNPIRMMVESGARGSRGQLAQMAGIRGLMADPTGRIIDYPITTNFREGMNMLEYFISTHGARKGLADTALRTAKSGYLTRRLVDVAQDIIVLEEDCHTSKGIKIEPMKSDGKVVIPLSERIAGRTSLEDIDDPVSGERIISKNELISPDKALEIENLREHIWVRSPLSCESPYGICQKCYGVDLSSRKMVNIGEAVGVVAAQSIGEPGTQLTMRTFHTGGVRISGEDITQGLPRIEQLFEARRPKKVSYLAGLNGKVAEVRELEGKRKVIIEGTPNDSDVVQKVTYNIPASQSILVEEGDEVKADTLITDGYIDPQQLLEVEGQEAVQKYLVDSIQEVYRSQGVSINNKHIEVILRKVAPINRLRVIDEGDTSLVAGDLVWASDVQKEIDELTAENERNLEEAVRTLSGKTFLGQEGVHPTPEITSRQKTVIDRPLVEELLKAGTPMTKLHLRDSDGPLDVIVGEASFRARLKGFQPVEPITCADGTVIPNSRELTLQDLTRITATPSEPHFYRDVETLRKLTDAAYLAKDVSIGDTVIARTNDLVNGELVQKLSSNPVKSIRIWKNVQHIDVIDYLQERLISTHWGKLLTAAFDAEGNPAPNMPRIVDASVIRAILQNKIKTLALHDSDKPVHLDEYLAQALINAVVGKVTLEAVELGEGRGSIPAGVTLTEEHAARIIASRVPKLSLRPASPQSEEVTLISRVSYVRKLRVSPVCKKFIHGITKAALATESFLSAASFQQTAQILAGAAVRSQVDHLMGLKENVIIGHLIPAGTGIERFQSLNVSSKFVPVSEAENADDAAEKQMSDGAEVPADE, from the coding sequence ATGAATAAAGAAATCGTCGGAATCCGTCTGCGCCTGGCCACCCCCGACCAGATCCGGGAGCTGTCCCACGGCGAAGTCAAAAAGCCCGAAACGATCAACTACCGCACGCTGCGTCCCGAACGCGACGGCCTTTTCTGCGAGCGCATCTTCGGGCCGACCAAAAGCTATGAGTGCGCCTGCGGCAAATACAAGAAGAGCGGTCCCAAGTTCAAGGGCGTCGTCTGCGACCGCTGCGGCGTCGAAGTCACCGACAACCGCGTGCGCCGCGAGCGCATGGGGCATATCGAGCTGGCGGCTCCCGTCGTGCACATCTGGTATCTGCGCGGCATTCCCAGCCGTCTCAGCCTGCTGCTGGGCACGCCCACCAAAATGCTGGAGCGCGTGGTCTATTTCGCACCGCTGCGCAAGCGCGAGGCGGCGTACAAGGTCGTCATTGAGGGCAAGCGTCCCGACCTGGCCGCCAAGGACGACGTGATCTCCGAATCAGAGATGCGCGTCCACGCCCATTACGATCCGAAATTCAAGGCCGAAGAAGCGTACCGCATCCTTTCCACCGACGACGTGCCGCTTTCCGTCGGCGACGTGATCAGCGCCAATCAACTGGCCCGCTATCAGTCGGAGTGGGGGGAGGAATCCTTCTCGGCGGAGCCGGCCTACACGATCGTTTCTCTCAACGGCGTCACGGCCGACGAAGTCCCCGTGTTGACGGCTGAAGGCCCCGCCGCCGAGTCCGCAGGCGAGATGAAATGGAAGCCCGGCGACAGTATTCCCGAATCCGATCTGACTGCCCTGCGCGGCGGCAGCGAAGTGGAGGCCGAGCGCCGCAAGACCGGCACTCAGGACAGCTACATCGTCACCTCGGTGACCCGTCTGCCCTACGGCAAGGGACAGATCCTTTCCCAGTCGGAACACACCCTGTTCCAGGAAAAATATCCGCACCGCTTCACCTCGCAGCTCGAGAGCGTCGTCGTCGAGGATCCCTGCTACCTGGTCATCGACGAGGGCGAATCGCCGTTCTCTGATTCCGACATCATCATCGAGCGCGAACAGCATCTGTGCTCGGCCTACGATCCCAAGTTCAAGGCCGGCATCGGCGCCGAGGGCGTGCGCGAAAAACTCTGCGCCATGGATCTGAACCACCTCGTCCAGGAGCTGCGCGAGGAACTTTCCGAAACGACGGGACAGAAGCGCCGCAAGATCGTCAAACGCCTTCAGGTCGTGGAAGACTTCCGTAAGGGCGACTGCGCGCCCCAGTCCATGGTGCTCGAAGTGCTGCCCGTCATTCCGCCCGATCTGCGTCCCATGGTCCAGCTCGACGGCGGCCGCTTCGCCACCTCCGACCTGAACGATCTGTACCGCCGCGTCATCAACCGCAACAACCGCCTCAGCAAGCTGAAGGAACTCAAGGCGCCCGAGATCATCATCCGCAACGAAAAGCGCATGCTTCAGGAATCCGTCGACGCCCTGATCGACAACGGCCGCATGGGCAAAGCCGTGCTCGGCGCCGGCAACCGGCCCCTCAAGAGTCTCACCGACCTGCTGCGCGGCAAGAAAGGACGCTTCCGCCAGAACCTGTTGGGCAAGCGCGTCGATTATTCCGGCCGTTCCGTCATCGCCATCGGTCCCTTCCTGCGCCTCTATCAGTGCGGCCTGCCCAAGCAGATGGCGCTGGAGCTGTTCAAGCCGTTCGTCATCCAGAAGATGGTCGAGAAGGGCATCGCCACCAACGTCAAAAACGGCAAGCGCATGATCGAGCGCGGCAACGAAGAGATCTGGGGCATCCTCGAAGAGATCATCAAGGACCATCCCGTCATGCTCAACCGCGCCCCGACGCTGCACCGTCTGGGCATTCAGGCTTTCGAACCGATCCTCATGGAAGGCAAGGCCATCCGCCTCCATCCCATGGCCTGCACGGCCTTCAATGCCGACTTCGACGGAGACCAGATGGCCGTTCACGTGCCGCTGTCCATCGAAGCCCAGACCGAAGCGCGTATGCTCATGCTGGCCGCCAACAATCTGCTTTCGCCCGCCAGCGGCAAGCCGATCGTTTCGCCCACCCAGGATATCCTGCTCGGCGTGTACTACATCACCAACATGGTCTCCGGCCTCAAGGGGGAGAACACTTACTACGACAGTCTCGACGACGTGATGACCGCTCTCGATCACGGAGCGGTGCACGTCAACACGCGCATCTATCTGCGCTGGGATCCCGAATGGAAGCCGCTCACCAAAAAAGGCATGGAGGACGGCGATTTCCTCGATCCCAAGACTCGCAAGTGGCTGATCACTTCGCCCGGACGCGCTTTGTTCAACCTGCACCTCAACCCGCGCCTGCGCTTCGTCAACTTCCAGATGGGCAAGAAAGACCTCAGCGCCATGCTCGACAAGGCGTACGATTATCTTAGCCACATCGAGATGGTCGACACGCTCGACTCCATCAAGAACCTCGGCTATCACTGGGCCTGTCTCAGCGGCCTAAGCTTCCAGATGCAGGCGATCGTCATCCCGCCCGAGAAGCAGCAGCTCGTCAATGAGTCGCTGGACGTCGACGGACGCATTCGCGACCAATACGAGATGGGCATTCTCACCGAAGACGAATATCTGCGTCAGAAGGAAGATCTGTGGTCCGGCGCGGCCGGCAAGATCGGCGACTCCATCATGGATCACATGGCTGTTACCAACCCTATCCGCATGATGGTCGAGTCCGGCGCCCGAGGCAGCAGAGGGCAGCTGGCGCAGATGGCCGGCATCCGCGGCCTGATGGCCGATCCGACGGGGCGCATCATCGATTATCCCATCACCACGAACTTCCGCGAAGGCATGAACATGCTGGAGTACTTCATTTCCACGCACGGCGCCCGCAAGGGGCTGGCCGATACGGCTCTGCGCACCGCCAAGTCGGGATATCTGACCCGCCGTCTGGTCGACGTCGCCCAGGACATCATCGTCCTCGAGGAAGACTGTCACACCAGCAAGGGCATCAAGATCGAGCCGATGAAGAGCGACGGCAAGGTCGTCATCCCGCTGAGCGAACGCATTGCCGGGCGCACCAGCCTTGAAGACATCGACGATCCCGTCAGCGGTGAACGTATTATCAGCAAAAACGAACTGATCTCGCCGGACAAGGCCCTTGAAATCGAGAACCTTCGCGAGCACATCTGGGTTCGCAGCCCGTTAAGCTGCGAGTCGCCTTACGGCATCTGCCAGAAGTGTTATGGCGTCGATCTGTCCAGCCGCAAGATGGTCAACATCGGCGAAGCGGTCGGCGTCGTCGCGGCGCAGTCCATCGGCGAGCCCGGCACTCAGCTGACGATGCGCACGTTCCACACCGGCGGCGTGCGCATTTCCGGAGAGGACATCACCCAGGGGCTTCCTCGCATCGAACAGCTTTTCGAAGCCCGCCGCCCCAAGAAGGTCTCCTATCTGGCCGGGCTCAACGGCAAAGTGGCCGAAGTGCGCGAGCTCGAGGGCAAGCGCAAGGTCATCATCGAAGGCACCCCTAACGACAGCGACGTCGTGCAGAAGGTTACCTACAATATTCCCGCCTCTCAAAGCATTCTGGTGGAGGAGGGGGATGAAGTCAAAGCGGATACTCTGATCACCGACGGCTACATCGACCCTCAGCAGCTGCTCGAAGTCGAGGGACAGGAAGCCGTGCAGAAATACTTGGTGGACAGCATCCAGGAAGTGTATCGTTCGCAGGGCGTTTCCATCAACAACAAGCACATCGAGGTCATCCTGCGCAAAGTCGCTCCGATCAACCGGCTGCGCGTCATCGACGAAGGCGACACTTCGCTGGTGGCGGGCGATCTGGTCTGGGCTTCCGACGTGCAGAAGGAGATCGACGAACTGACGGCGGAGAACGAGCGCAATCTTGAAGAGGCCGTCAGAACGCTTTCCGGCAAAACCTTCCTCGGACAGGAAGGCGTTCATCCCACGCCGGAGATCACGAGCCGTCAGAAGACCGTTATCGACCGTCCGCTGGTCGAGGAACTTCTCAAAGCCGGCACGCCGATGACCAAGCTTCATCTGCGTGACAGCGACGGTCCGCTGGACGTCATTGTCGGCGAAGCTTCATTCCGCGCGCGCCTGAAAGGATTCCAGCCCGTGGAACCCATCACCTGCGCCGACGGCACGGTGATCCCCAACTCTCGCGAGCTGACGCTGCAGGACTTGACTCGCATCACAGCCACGCCTTCGGAGCCTCATTTCTATCGTGACGTGGAAACTTTGCGCAAACTCACTGACGCGGCCTATTTGGCCAAGGATGTTTCGATAGGCGATACGGTGATCGCCAGGACCAACGATCTGGTCAACGGCGAGCTGGTGCAAAAACTCAGCAGCAATCCCGTCAAAAGCATCCGCATCTGGAAGAACGTCCAGCACATCGACGTTATCGATTACCTCCAGGAGCGCCTGATCAGCACTCACTGGGGCAAACTTCTGACTGCCGCTTTCGACGCCGAAGGCAATCCCGCGCCCAATATGCCCAGGATCGTCGACGCGTCGGTGATTCGGGCCATTCTGCAGAACAAGATCAAGACGCTGGCATTGCACGACAGCGACAAGCCCGTTCATCTTGACGAGTATCTGGCCCAGGCGCTCATCAATGCCGTTGTCGGTAAAGTCACGCTGGAAGCCGTAGAACTCGGCGAAGGCAGGGGCAGCATCCCCGCCGGCGTTACGCTCACGGAAGAACACGCTGCCCGCATCATTGCCAGCCGCGTGCCGAAGCTGAGCCTGCGTCCCGCTTCACCGCAGAGCGAAGAAGTGACGCTGATTTCACGCGTTTCCTACGTGCGTAAGCTGCGCGTTTCTCCTGTATGCAAAAAATTCATTCACGGGATCACCAAGGCCGCTCTGGCAACGGAGAGTTTCCTGAGCGCCGCGTCTTTCCAGCAGACCGCCCAGATCCTTGCCGGCGCCGCTGTGCGCAGTCAGGTCGATCATCTGATGGGGCTCAAGGAGAACGTCATCATTGGTCACCTGATTCCTGCGGGAACGGGGATCGAACGCTTTCAGAGCCTGAATGTTTCCAGCAAGTTCGTGCCCGTCTCCGAAGCTGAGAACGCCGATGATGCTGCGGAAAAACAGATGTCTGACGGCGCTGAGGTCCCGGCGGACGAGTGA
- the rpoB gene encoding DNA-directed RNA polymerase subunit beta yields the protein MAEFVPVSKGRQRLIFGSGHDVIPLPDMVEVQRESYRSFFQEGVAPEDREPVGLQELLDEISPISNFDGSFRLEFLGYEIDEPSMSQEEAKRRDCTWHRPIRAKVRLHNDRLQEVREEEIYLGDFPVMTPRGTFIINGTERVVVNQLARSAGVYFKSEPGASGAQNYSAKIIPERGAWVEFVMTGDSLSVNIDSRRKLPATLLLKAFGLGTNEELLKAFGGVVEDLDIVTEEAAGRLLAESVTDSRGQVLLHEGTRLDKDGLELLWEQGRTSLKVWNVAPIFVSALEKENTNSTDEALLEILRRMRPNEPVRIEGAREYFDELFLDVRRYTLGRVGRYKLNRRLGLDLKKDEYLLTLDDLIRIVKGLVALRDTEEQRDDMTFPEIGEERVDDIDHLGNRRVRSIGELLQSQLRIGMLRLERIAKERMTTVADLSKAMARDLINVRPLAAALREFFGSGQLSQFMDQNNPLSELTHRRRLSALGPGGLSRERAGFEARDVHYTHYGRICPIETPEGPNIGLVTSLGTYARLNEYGFLITPRRPVKNGVVSMKAEDIVYLSADEEDTYYVGRANTPFDPETGRLTEDAVYARYKGDIVKIAPEQVDFLDVSSKQVVSASAALIPFLEHDDANRALMGSNMQRQAVPLLLPKAPFVGTGIEERVARDSGCCVYSSCDGSVTYVDSDRIEVTDDGGGRHEFELDKFLRSNQGTIIHQRPKVDVGDKVKADELLADGQSVDGGELALGRNVLIAFVPWEGYNYEDAILLSEKLVKEDYFSSIHIEEYEIDSRDTKLGPEEITRDIPNVGEDALRNLDEDGVVRIGAEVNPGDILVGKVTPKGEADHSPEEKLLRAIFGEKAGEVRDTSLHLPHGTRGKVVSVKRLNHVDNPESLSPGVNEVIKVYVAQWRKITVGDKMSGRHGNKGVVSRILPVEDMPYLPDGTPVDVCLNPLGVPSRMNLGQVLEVILGFVALKNGWHVGTPVFEGATEEEIYTMLQEISDREPDLRGKLSSGGTIRLRDGRTGDLMAEPSTVGVMYMLKLNHLVDDKLHARSVGPYSLITQQPLGGKAQFGGQRFGEMEVWALQGYGAAHVLQEMLTVKSDDIRGRLKTYEKIIKGQNLTKPGVPESFKVLVKELEGLGLTVSIDYSDGTSGPLPIDDDDDGPRRPSDIDNITANDMMFAAEADLPGQPAERDVEESDGEEESEMLPDADEENAGGENAADPETQEMPNLNE from the coding sequence ATGGCTGAGTTTGTTCCGGTGAGCAAGGGGCGTCAGCGTCTGATTTTCGGCAGCGGGCACGATGTGATCCCGCTTCCCGACATGGTGGAAGTCCAGCGCGAATCCTACCGCAGTTTTTTCCAGGAAGGCGTGGCGCCGGAGGATCGCGAGCCCGTAGGCCTTCAGGAGCTCCTCGACGAAATTTCCCCGATCAGCAATTTCGACGGCAGTTTCCGTCTTGAATTCCTAGGCTACGAGATCGACGAGCCTTCCATGTCCCAGGAGGAAGCGAAGCGCCGCGACTGCACGTGGCACCGTCCTATCAGGGCCAAAGTGCGCCTGCACAACGATCGTTTGCAGGAGGTGCGCGAGGAGGAGATCTACCTCGGCGACTTCCCCGTCATGACCCCGCGCGGCACTTTCATCATCAACGGCACCGAGCGTGTCGTCGTCAATCAGCTGGCCCGCAGCGCCGGCGTGTACTTCAAGTCCGAACCCGGCGCCTCGGGCGCACAGAACTATTCGGCGAAGATCATTCCCGAGCGCGGCGCCTGGGTGGAGTTCGTCATGACCGGCGATTCGCTGTCGGTCAACATCGACAGCCGCCGCAAGCTGCCCGCCACGCTGCTGCTCAAGGCCTTCGGCCTGGGGACGAACGAAGAACTGCTCAAGGCGTTCGGCGGCGTCGTGGAAGATCTGGACATCGTCACGGAAGAAGCGGCCGGCCGCCTGCTGGCCGAGTCGGTCACCGATTCCCGCGGGCAGGTGCTGCTCCACGAAGGGACCCGACTTGACAAAGACGGGCTCGAGCTGCTCTGGGAACAGGGACGCACGTCGCTCAAGGTGTGGAATGTGGCGCCGATCTTCGTCTCCGCTCTCGAGAAGGAGAACACCAACAGCACCGACGAGGCCCTGCTGGAAATTTTGCGCCGTATGAGGCCGAACGAGCCCGTGCGCATCGAGGGCGCGCGCGAATACTTCGACGAACTGTTCCTCGACGTGCGCCGCTACACGCTGGGGCGCGTCGGCCGCTACAAGCTGAACCGCCGCCTCGGCCTGGACCTGAAGAAGGACGAATATCTGCTCACGCTCGACGATCTGATCCGCATCGTCAAGGGGCTGGTCGCTCTGCGCGACACGGAGGAGCAGCGCGACGACATGACCTTCCCCGAGATCGGCGAGGAGCGTGTCGACGACATCGACCACCTCGGCAACCGCCGCGTCCGCTCCATCGGCGAACTGCTGCAGAGCCAGCTGCGCATCGGCATGCTGCGCCTCGAGCGTATCGCCAAGGAACGCATGACCACGGTGGCCGACCTCAGCAAGGCCATGGCCCGCGATTTGATCAACGTGCGCCCGCTGGCGGCCGCCCTGCGCGAGTTCTTCGGCTCGGGGCAGCTGTCGCAGTTCATGGATCAGAACAATCCTCTCTCGGAGCTGACGCACCGCCGCCGCCTTTCGGCCCTGGGGCCCGGCGGATTGAGCCGCGAGCGCGCCGGATTCGAAGCCCGCGATGTTCACTATACGCATTACGGCCGCATCTGCCCCATCGAGACGCCCGAAGGCCCGAACATCGGTCTGGTGACTTCGCTGGGAACCTACGCGCGTCTCAACGAGTACGGCTTCCTGATCACGCCGCGCCGTCCCGTCAAAAACGGCGTGGTCTCCATGAAGGCGGAAGACATCGTCTATCTGTCCGCCGACGAGGAGGACACCTATTACGTCGGCCGCGCCAACACGCCCTTCGATCCGGAAACGGGACGCTTGACGGAAGACGCCGTATATGCCCGCTACAAGGGCGACATCGTCAAGATCGCTCCCGAACAGGTGGATTTCCTCGACGTGTCATCGAAGCAGGTCGTATCGGCTTCCGCCGCGCTGATCCCGTTCCTCGAGCACGACGACGCCAACCGCGCCCTGATGGGCTCGAACATGCAGCGCCAGGCGGTGCCCCTGCTGCTGCCCAAAGCGCCTTTCGTCGGCACCGGCATCGAAGAGCGCGTCGCCCGCGATTCCGGCTGCTGCGTCTATTCCTCCTGCGACGGTTCCGTCACCTACGTCGATTCCGACCGTATCGAAGTGACCGACGACGGCGGCGGCCGCCACGAATTCGAGCTCGACAAGTTCCTGCGTTCCAATCAGGGCACGATCATCCATCAGCGTCCAAAAGTCGACGTGGGCGACAAGGTAAAGGCCGACGAACTGCTCGCCGACGGCCAGTCCGTCGACGGCGGCGAGCTGGCGCTGGGGCGCAACGTGCTCATCGCGTTCGTGCCGTGGGAAGGGTACAACTACGAGGACGCGATCCTGCTCAGCGAAAAGCTCGTCAAGGAAGATTATTTCTCTTCCATCCACATCGAAGAGTACGAGATCGACTCCCGTGACACCAAGCTTGGGCCGGAAGAGATCACCCGCGACATTCCCAACGTCGGCGAAGACGCGCTGCGCAACCTCGACGAAGACGGCGTGGTGCGCATCGGCGCCGAGGTCAACCCCGGCGACATCCTCGTCGGCAAGGTCACGCCCAAGGGCGAAGCCGACCACAGCCCCGAGGAGAAGCTGCTGCGCGCCATTTTCGGCGAGAAGGCCGGCGAAGTGCGCGACACGTCGCTGCACCTGCCTCACGGCACGCGCGGCAAAGTCGTCTCCGTCAAGCGGCTCAACCACGTCGACAATCCCGAGTCGCTCAGCCCCGGCGTCAACGAAGTCATCAAAGTCTACGTGGCCCAGTGGCGCAAGATCACCGTCGGCGACAAGATGTCGGGACGTCACGGCAACAAGGGCGTCGTTTCCCGCATCCTCCCCGTGGAGGACATGCCCTACCTTCCCGACGGCACGCCCGTCGACGTCTGCCTCAACCCGCTGGGCGTTCCCAGCCGCATGAACCTCGGCCAGGTGCTCGAGGTCATCCTCGGTTTCGTCGCCCTCAAGAACGGCTGGCACGTCGGCACTCCCGTGTTCGAGGGCGCCACGGAAGAGGAGATCTACACGATGCTGCAGGAAATCTCCGACCGCGAGCCCGACCTGCGCGGCAAACTCTCGTCGGGCGGCACGATCCGCCTGCGCGACGGCCGTACCGGCGATCTGATGGCCGAGCCCAGCACCGTCGGCGTCATGTACATGCTCAAGCTGAACCACCTCGTCGACGACAAGCTGCACGCCCGTTCCGTCGGGCCGTACAGTCTGATCACGCAGCAGCCTCTGGGCGGAAAGGCCCAGTTCGGCGGCCAGCGTTTCGGCGAGATGGAAGTCTGGGCCCTGCAGGGCTACGGCGCCGCGCATGTGCTTCAGGAGATGCTCACCGTCAAGTCCGACGATATCCGCGGCCGCCTCAAGACCTACGAGAAGATCATCAAGGGGCAGAACCTCACCAAGCCGGGCGTGCCCGAGAGCTTCAAGGTTCTCGTCAAGGAACTGGAGGGGCTTGGCCTGACCGTTTCCATCGATTACAGCGACGGCACGTCCGGTCCCCTGCCGATCGACGACGATGACGACGGCCCGCGTCGTCCCAGCGACATCGACAACATTACCGCCAACGACATGATGTTCGCCGCCGAAGCGGATCTGCCCGGTCAGCCGGCGGAACGGGACGTTGAAGAATCCGACGGCGAGGAAGAATCCGAGATGCTGCCGGATGCGGATGAAGAAAACGCCGGCGGCGAAAACGCGGCGGATCCCGAAACTCAGGAAATGCCCAATCTGAACGAGTAA
- the rpsL gene encoding 30S ribosomal protein S12 produces the protein MPTINQLVRKGRVAATYKSASPALQNSPVRRGVCTRVYTVTPKKPNSALRKVARVRLTNGIEVTSYIPGVGHNLQEHSVVLVRGGRVKDLPGVRYHIVRGALDCGGVADRKRSRSKYGARRPK, from the coding sequence GTGCCAACAATCAATCAGCTTGTGCGTAAGGGACGCGTCGCTGCGACTTACAAGTCGGCGTCTCCCGCGCTGCAGAACTCTCCCGTTCGCCGCGGCGTCTGCACCCGTGTCTACACCGTGACTCCCAAGAAGCCCAATTCGGCCCTTCGCAAGGTGGCTCGTGTCCGCCTGACCAACGGCATTGAGGTTACGTCTTACATTCCCGGCGTCGGACACAACCTGCAGGAGCACTCGGTGGTTCTCGTGCGCGGCGGTCGCGTCAAGGACCTTCCCGGCGTCCGTTACCACATCGTTCGCGGAGCTCTCGACTGTGGCGGCGTTGCGGATCGCAAGCGCAGCCGTTCCAAGTACGGCGCTCGCCGTCCCAAGTAA
- a CDS encoding IS30 family transposase gives MCPDFKEEVCPQLSVPPYVCNGCPNRHRCTLKKRIYSAKSANDSYEKTLHEAREGFNISDAELADIDSFFSPLIKQGQSLYHIIRNNRDTVPCSESTARRLLLSGILEARKIDLPRAVRFKKRKGKRNNMKVDKKCREGRTYNDFLSFSEKHPDMLITEIDSVVGTAGGKVLLTVILRNCNFMLAFLRDKNTAQSVEQIFTMLFTLLGRKRYKSMFQVLLADNGTEFSNPTAIEKGPDGERKSYMFYCNPQAPQEKTKVENNHTLIRRILPKGTTFDNLSQTDINLMMSHINSYGRKKFNGKSPAEIFINLYGEDVLHLLGLELIPPQDICLKRTLLAGK, from the coding sequence ATGTGTCCTGACTTTAAGGAGGAGGTCTGCCCGCAGCTTTCGGTTCCTCCGTATGTCTGTAACGGCTGCCCCAACCGTCACCGCTGCACTTTAAAAAAACGGATCTATTCTGCTAAATCTGCAAATGACTCTTACGAGAAAACTTTGCATGAGGCTCGTGAAGGCTTCAATATCTCCGATGCCGAGCTTGCAGATATTGATTCTTTTTTCTCTCCTCTCATCAAACAGGGGCAGTCTCTCTATCATATTATCCGTAATAATCGAGATACTGTTCCCTGTTCTGAAAGTACCGCCAGACGGCTCCTGCTTTCGGGTATTTTAGAGGCACGGAAAATAGACTTGCCCCGAGCTGTCCGTTTTAAGAAGAGAAAGGGAAAAAGAAATAACATGAAGGTGGATAAAAAATGTCGTGAAGGCCGTACCTACAATGATTTTCTCTCTTTTTCGGAGAAACATCCGGACATGCTTATTACCGAAATCGACAGTGTCGTTGGCACCGCAGGAGGAAAAGTTCTTCTGACTGTCATCTTAAGAAACTGCAACTTTATGCTGGCTTTTTTGAGAGATAAAAATACTGCTCAATCTGTTGAGCAGATTTTTACAATGCTCTTCACTCTTCTGGGCAGGAAACGCTATAAGTCCATGTTTCAGGTCCTTCTTGCTGACAACGGTACAGAGTTTTCCAATCCGACGGCTATCGAAAAAGGTCCGGACGGAGAAAGAAAATCATATATGTTCTATTGCAATCCACAAGCACCGCAGGAAAAAACGAAGGTTGAAAATAATCATACTCTCATTCGAAGGATCCTTCCCAAGGGAACAACTTTCGACAATTTATCCCAAACTGATATCAACCTGATGATGTCTCATATAAACTCATACGGGAGGAAAAAATTTAACGGAAAATCTCCTGCAGAGATCTTTATCAACCTGTATGGCGAGGACGTATTGCATTTACTCGGACTCGAACTTATTCCGCCACAGGATATCTGTTTAAAGCGGACTCTTCTCGCCGGTAAATAA
- the rpsG gene encoding 30S ribosomal protein S7, translating to MPRKGHIKKRETIADATYNSVVVTKFINTLMLDGKKSIAEGIMYGALEKASEKLKVEPMALFEKAMENVKPAVEVRSRRVGGATYQVPVEVAPARAQALAIRWIISYARSKKGMPMAERLARELMDAYNNEGSSVKKREDTHKMAEANRAFAHYRW from the coding sequence ATGCCGCGTAAAGGGCATATCAAAAAACGTGAAACCATCGCTGATGCGACTTACAACAGCGTTGTCGTCACGAAGTTCATCAATACTCTGATGCTCGACGGCAAGAAGAGCATTGCCGAAGGCATTATGTACGGCGCCCTCGAAAAAGCTTCCGAGAAGCTGAAGGTCGAACCCATGGCTCTTTTTGAGAAGGCTATGGAAAACGTCAAGCCCGCGGTCGAGGTCCGTTCCCGCCGTGTCGGCGGCGCGACCTATCAGGTCCCCGTCGAAGTCGCTCCCGCGCGTGCGCAGGCGTTGGCCATCCGTTGGATCATTTCTTACGCCCGCAGCAAAAAAGGCATGCCCATGGCGGAACGTCTTGCCCGCGAGTTGATGGACGCCTACAACAATGAGGGCAGTTCCGTGAAGAAACGCGAAGATACCCACAAGATGGCCGAGGCCAACAGAGCCTTCGCTCATTACCGTTGGTAG